ACCGTGCTTTTGCCGCTACCGATCATGCCTACTTTGCGGGCCGGAATGTCCAGGAATTGCTCGATGCGCTCCACCCACTGCATGGCCAGATCACGGGTGTGGACAACGATCAGCGCGGGCTGGCGACGGCTGGCGATGAGCGACAGGCCGCATACGGTCTTGCCCGCGCCGGTGGGGGCGCAGAGCGTGCCGAAGCGGCGGCGGAGCATGGCCTCGCAGGCGGATTGCTGGTAGGGACGCAGCTCCCCCTGAAAGGTGAAATCAATTTCCGGCAGGCTGCGCCGCTCGTCCTCGTACTCCACGGCCTCTCCGTGCTCGGCGCAGATCCGGGCCAGCCGTCCGCCATAACCGCGCGGCAGGATGAGCCCGCCGCTTTTGCGCACGGAATAGAACTTCAGATGCCGGGAGACCTTGTAATTGGTGCGACCCATCTTCAAATTTTCGAGCCACTTGGGATTCTCAAGGGTCAGCTCGGCCATGACCTGGGTCTGGATGGGCTCCGGGATTTCGGAAAGAAAAAGTTTGTGGGCGATGCGGCAATGCATCAGGACTCGCTTTCCAGGCACCGGGCCAGCACGAGGGGCAAACGGGCGACCTTGCGCGCCGCGTAATCGAAACAGACCATGCCCGTCTTGACCAGAGCGATTTCAATGCCATCGGCAGGACGAGTCAGCCGGTAGACAAGATCGAAACTCGACCGGCGCGTCTCGACCGCGCCCAGCTCCACGTCCAGCTTGTCGCCCAGAAAGGCCTCACCCCGGAAAACCAGAGCCGCATCGGCCATGATCAGCCCCACCCCGCCGACATCCTGTTCGGACAGGCCGCAGGACGCCAGCCAGCGCACCCGCGCCTCGTGGGCAAGGGCCAGCACCCGGTCATTGCCCAGATGTCCGCCATAATTCACGTCGGTCACGCGCACATCAAGCCGCGTCTGGTAAAGCCATGTCCTCGGTAATTCGATCTGCACGCGCGCCATCAGATATCCCTCCGGAAACTGTTAAACTTCATCCTGATTTCTCGCTCTCCCACTTCAGGACTCC
This DNA window, taken from Desulfomicrobium sp. ZS1, encodes the following:
- a CDS encoding thioesterase family protein, coding for MARVQIELPRTWLYQTRLDVRVTDVNYGGHLGNDRVLALAHEARVRWLASCGLSEQDVGGVGLIMADAALVFRGEAFLGDKLDVELGAVETRRSSFDLVYRLTRPADGIEIALVKTGMVCFDYAARKVARLPLVLARCLESES